The following coding sequences lie in one Cyanobacterium sp. Dongsha4 genomic window:
- a CDS encoding efflux RND transporter permease subunit — translation MSLSTPFIKRPVLTTVCSVIIILVGTICMALLPLDKLPQIAPKQISVSANYVGADAKTAVDNVTTVLEREINGTENVRWINSNTGNTGQATINVSFPVEMDTNIAQVLVQNRVAQAQSSLPAVVNQNGITTEKQSPSVTLAYSFYSEKDSQGNYLYDPVFLFNYMDRYIWNEIRRIPGVGSLNALGSSTYSMRFWLDPDKLAARNLTAMDVVSAIQEQNFDIGTGGIGTRPNNSIQMFEIPLKVQGRFITPEEAANIVVQVGNDGTLIRVKDIGRTELGAQNYLTLATLDGDTPTIALIVYQLPGTNAVDTANAVKAKMAELRESFPPGYKDVVVLDNTLFIDAALRDLFITLLQAIALVVLIIFIFLQDWRTTIIPSVAIPVALIGAMIALQGMGFTLNQLTLFACVLATGLVVDDGIVVVEAVSNKLAQGMRPLQASLDAMEELSGAVIATSVVLLAVFIPVSFFPGTTGIVYKQFALTIAFAIAFSTFNALSFSPTMSAVILKPPYKTKKPLGLLFDAFNIGFEATKSAYAKLIEFLTKIKTLIMIIFISGLVLTGWMYQTLPQGFIPEEDQGYCFVIISTPPGSSLNQTSKVTQQVMDEVITFKEVEHAMGLTGFSFDGLTSNSAIFFVKLHPWDERQGAESSVFGVVRRLNGILRQKITDGQAFAVNAPPVDGLSNFSGLELYVQDRGLRGMDALIDNTQKVIAEANKQPEIGMAFTTFTFDSPIFEAEIDREKAKAQGVRIDDIMRTLQIYLGGNYVNQYVLDGRLYQVFAQADVDARKNPDDIERLYVRNIAGDMVRLDNLLSIKPNTAPPLITNYNVYPAIKVNVSPAQGYSSGQVIAVMERVTAQALQPGFGFEWTNTAAEEKTAGGAAPIVFGLGFVMVFLVLAAQYESYIDPTIIMLTVPLAILGALGAIWLRATFLQGPQSIFPILDNNIYVQVGLVMLIGMASKNAILIVEFANQARDLGMNITKAAIYAAEERFRPILMTALATVFGFLPLLVASGAGSMSRWSLGTAVFGGMIISTVLSLLLVPNLYIVIKNFEKYVLLGEKEPRNPSGGNEQNGTGKSQELGNKSRESGVGGGDD, via the coding sequence ATGTCTCTTTCAACCCCGTTTATTAAACGCCCTGTTTTAACAACGGTTTGTTCTGTAATTATTATCTTAGTGGGTACTATCTGTATGGCATTGCTACCCCTAGATAAGTTACCACAAATTGCCCCAAAACAAATTAGCGTAAGTGCAAACTATGTAGGTGCGGACGCAAAAACTGCCGTAGATAACGTAACCACTGTACTAGAAAGAGAAATTAACGGTACTGAAAATGTCCGTTGGATTAACTCTAATACAGGAAATACAGGACAAGCAACCATTAACGTTAGTTTCCCTGTGGAAATGGATACTAATATTGCTCAAGTATTAGTACAAAATAGGGTTGCCCAAGCCCAATCCAGTCTTCCCGCAGTAGTTAATCAAAACGGTATTACCACAGAAAAACAATCTCCCAGTGTTACCCTTGCCTATAGTTTTTATTCAGAAAAAGACTCCCAAGGTAATTATCTGTATGATCCAGTATTTTTATTTAACTACATGGATCGTTATATTTGGAATGAAATAAGACGTATTCCGGGGGTAGGAAGTTTAAATGCGTTAGGTTCTTCCACCTATTCTATGCGATTTTGGCTTGATCCTGACAAATTAGCCGCCCGTAACTTAACAGCAATGGACGTGGTTTCTGCCATTCAAGAACAGAATTTTGACATCGGTACTGGCGGTATCGGCACCCGTCCAAATAATAGCATACAAATGTTTGAAATTCCCCTCAAAGTACAGGGACGTTTTATCACTCCAGAAGAAGCCGCCAACATAGTAGTACAAGTGGGAAATGATGGTACTTTAATTAGAGTTAAAGACATTGGTAGAACAGAATTAGGAGCTCAAAACTATCTCACTTTAGCTACTCTTGACGGAGATACTCCCACCATTGCATTAATTGTTTATCAGTTACCAGGCACAAATGCGGTGGATACGGCCAATGCTGTTAAAGCCAAAATGGCGGAGTTAAGAGAATCCTTTCCCCCCGGATATAAAGATGTAGTGGTTTTAGACAATACTCTGTTTATTGATGCCGCTTTAAGAGACTTGTTTATTACTCTTTTACAGGCGATCGCACTTGTAGTTTTAATCATTTTCATATTTTTACAAGATTGGCGTACCACGATTATTCCCTCCGTTGCTATTCCCGTAGCCTTGATTGGAGCAATGATTGCCTTACAAGGAATGGGCTTTACTCTTAATCAGTTAACACTTTTCGCCTGTGTATTAGCAACAGGATTAGTAGTAGATGACGGAATTGTGGTAGTAGAAGCGGTATCGAATAAATTAGCTCAGGGGATGCGCCCCCTCCAAGCCTCTCTTGATGCGATGGAAGAATTATCAGGAGCAGTAATTGCCACGTCTGTGGTGTTATTAGCCGTATTTATCCCCGTTTCCTTCTTTCCCGGCACTACAGGTATCGTTTACAAGCAATTTGCCCTAACTATTGCCTTTGCGATCGCATTTTCTACCTTCAACGCTCTGTCTTTTTCTCCCACCATGTCGGCGGTAATCCTCAAACCACCTTATAAAACTAAAAAACCCCTCGGATTACTTTTTGATGCTTTTAACATTGGTTTTGAAGCCACTAAAAGCGCTTATGCCAAACTTATCGAGTTTTTAACAAAAATCAAAACCCTGATTATGATTATCTTTATCAGTGGTTTAGTGTTAACAGGATGGATGTATCAAACTCTACCTCAAGGGTTTATCCCCGAAGAAGATCAAGGCTACTGTTTTGTCATTATTTCAACCCCCCCCGGTTCATCTCTCAATCAAACATCTAAAGTTACTCAACAAGTAATGGACGAGGTAATAACCTTCAAAGAAGTAGAACACGCAATGGGACTAACAGGCTTTTCCTTTGATGGTTTAACCAGTAACTCTGCTATTTTCTTTGTCAAACTTCATCCTTGGGATGAGCGTCAAGGAGCAGAAAGTTCTGTTTTCGGAGTTGTTAGACGTTTAAATGGAATATTAAGACAAAAAATTACTGATGGTCAGGCTTTTGCCGTCAATGCCCCCCCTGTGGACGGTCTAAGTAACTTTAGCGGTTTAGAACTTTATGTTCAAGACAGAGGCTTAAGAGGAATGGATGCTTTAATTGATAATACCCAAAAAGTTATCGCAGAAGCCAACAAGCAACCAGAAATTGGTATGGCATTTACTACCTTTACCTTCGATAGTCCCATTTTTGAAGCAGAAATTGACAGAGAAAAAGCCAAGGCTCAAGGGGTCAGAATTGACGATATAATGCGTACTTTGCAAATTTATTTGGGAGGAAATTACGTCAACCAATATGTCTTAGACGGGCGACTGTATCAAGTTTTTGCCCAAGCCGATGTCGATGCGAGAAAAAATCCCGATGATATTGAACGTCTTTATGTTCGCAATATTGCTGGGGATATGGTGAGACTTGACAACCTTTTAAGCATTAAACCAAACACTGCTCCTCCTCTAATTACAAACTATAATGTTTATCCTGCCATCAAAGTCAATGTGTCTCCAGCCCAAGGATATAGTTCAGGGCAAGTAATTGCAGTCATGGAGAGAGTTACAGCACAAGCCTTACAACCCGGTTTTGGTTTTGAATGGACAAACACCGCCGCCGAGGAGAAAACCGCAGGAGGTGCCGCTCCCATTGTTTTTGGTTTAGGTTTTGTGATGGTATTCCTCGTTTTAGCCGCCCAGTATGAGAGCTATATTGATCCTACAATTATTATGCTAACTGTACCTTTAGCAATCTTGGGGGCGTTAGGTGCAATTTGGCTACGAGCAACTTTTCTTCAAGGTCCACAAAGCATCTTTCCTATTCTTGATAATAATATTTATGTACAGGTGGGGTTAGTAATGTTGATTGGGATGGCAAGTAAAAACGCCATTTTGATTGTGGAATTTGCCAACCAAGCCCGTGACTTAGGAATGAATATAACTAAAGCGGCGATTTATGCGGCAGAAGAGCGTTTTCGCCCTATTTTAATGACTGCTTTAGCAACGGTTTTCGGCTTTTTACCTTTGTTAGTAGCTAGTGGTGCTGGTAGTATGAGTCGTTGGTCTTTAGGTACAGCAGTATTTGGAGGGATGATTATCTCTACGGTGTTGAGTCTGTTACTTGTACCCAATCTCTACATTGTAATCAAGAATTTTGAAAAATACGTGTTGTTGGGGGAAAAAGAGCCTCGTAATCCGTCAGGAGGAAATGAGCAAAATGGTACTGGCAAAAGTCAGGAATTAGGCAATAAAAGTCGGGAGTCAGGAGTGGGAGGAGGTGATGATTAA
- the lgt gene encoding prolipoprotein diacylglyceryl transferase, translated as MLIDSLFLLEFQSPGPILFELGPISLRWYGFLIASAVLIGVILSQKLATYRRVDPELIADLVVWLVIGAIPAARIYYVLFEWQNYAQHPQDIIAIWQGGIAIHGAIIGGALAGLIFAKINQQSFWQLTDIIAPSLILGQAIGRWGNFFNSEAFGTPTDLPWKLYIPPNNRPLQYLNFDYFHPTFLYESIWNILVFILLISLFFWGIKHSNKLKVGTISFVYLIAYSCGRVWIEGFRTDSLMFGYLRVAQLVSLGAIAFGIFGLIWLYGLKKSLPDVYKPTEI; from the coding sequence ATGCTAATTGACTCTTTATTTTTGTTAGAATTTCAATCTCCCGGACCTATCTTATTTGAGTTAGGCCCTATTTCCCTACGTTGGTACGGTTTTTTGATTGCCTCTGCTGTTTTAATTGGCGTTATACTCTCTCAAAAATTAGCCACATATCGTCGGGTTGATCCTGAACTTATCGCAGATTTAGTAGTCTGGTTAGTTATCGGAGCAATCCCTGCGGCGAGAATTTACTATGTTTTATTTGAATGGCAAAATTATGCTCAACATCCCCAAGATATTATTGCTATTTGGCAAGGGGGAATCGCTATTCATGGGGCAATAATTGGAGGTGCGCTCGCAGGTTTAATTTTTGCGAAGATTAATCAACAATCTTTTTGGCAATTGACGGATATTATTGCTCCTTCTTTAATTTTAGGACAGGCTATTGGACGTTGGGGAAATTTCTTTAATTCCGAGGCTTTTGGCACTCCTACCGATTTGCCATGGAAGTTATATATTCCACCCAATAATCGTCCTTTACAGTATCTTAATTTTGATTATTTTCACCCTACTTTTTTATATGAATCCATCTGGAATATATTAGTTTTTATCTTATTAATATCCCTATTTTTCTGGGGAATTAAACATAGCAATAAATTAAAAGTTGGTACTATTTCCTTTGTTTATTTAATTGCTTATAGTTGTGGTAGGGTATGGATTGAAGGTTTTCGGACTGATAGTCTTATGTTTGGTTATTTAAGGGTTGCCCAATTAGTTAGTTTAGGTGCGATCGCATTTGGTATTTTTGGATTAATTTGGTTATATGGGCTCAAAAAATCTTTACCAGATGTCTATAAACCTACTGAAATTTGA
- a CDS encoding mannose-1-phosphate guanyltransferase: MRAVLMAGGSGTRLRPLTCNLPKPMVPVLNRPIAEHIINLLKRHGIHEIIATLHYLPDVMRDYFQDGRDFGVNLNYAVEEEQPLGTAGCVKNIEEMLDDTFLVISGDSIADFNLQDAIAFHRAKKSKATLILTRVPNPLEFGVVITDQENRIQRFLEKPSTSEIFSDTVNTGTYILEPEVLKYLPQDEECDFSKDLFPQLLDMGEPMYGYIADAYWCDVGHLEAYREAHYSALEKEVELQFPYREIDQGVWIGENTYIHPTAIVESPVLIGSNCRIGERAKILAGTIIGDNVTIGDDAELHRPIIWNGVIVGEESSLSACIIARGTRIDRRSQILEGAVIGSLCNIGEESQINIGVRVWPNKRIEPGAMLNINLIWGNIAHSNLFGQRGVTGLANIDITPEFAVKLGAAYGSTLKSGSSVVVSRDQRTVSRMVSRSLIAGLMSVGIDVQNLEAAAIPISRTMTPKLGVSGGIHVRLHPDRHDYMLIEFFDTNGINISKAKEKKIEGAYFKEDLRRVQAIDIGDMSYPAQVVDTYRKTFETQLNLEAIRNSDTKIVIDYVYSVSGAILPQLLAKFGCDAVVLNASLRQRAISNIERENLLSQLGHVVEALKANFGVQVSANGELLILVDESGIQIRGEELTALMVNTILTAHPRGTVVVPMNTSSAVEQIARRHDGKVIRTKVNPSALMETSQNTANVVLGGSGDMGFIFPKLHPGFDAMFTIAKLIEMLTVQERSLTQVKSELPMVCHKSITLRCPSKTKGSLMRYLIETESPEKLELIDGVKIKENHTDNWVLILPDGGEPLVHIYANSDSREWVDEHLQVYRDKVQSFIIQQHSL; this comes from the coding sequence ATGCGTGCTGTTTTAATGGCTGGAGGTTCTGGGACAAGGTTACGTCCATTGACTTGTAACCTACCTAAGCCGATGGTTCCAGTTTTAAACAGACCCATTGCAGAACACATCATCAATTTGCTCAAACGTCATGGTATTCATGAAATTATTGCTACTCTTCATTATCTCCCCGATGTGATGCGAGATTATTTTCAAGATGGTCGAGATTTTGGTGTTAATCTCAATTATGCTGTTGAAGAAGAACAACCTTTAGGTACTGCTGGTTGTGTGAAGAATATTGAAGAAATGCTAGATGATACTTTTTTGGTCATTAGTGGTGACAGTATTGCTGATTTTAACTTACAAGATGCGATCGCATTTCACCGAGCCAAAAAATCAAAAGCAACTTTAATTTTGACCAGAGTACCAAATCCCCTTGAGTTTGGTGTTGTTATTACTGATCAAGAAAACAGAATTCAAAGATTTTTAGAAAAACCCTCCACCAGTGAAATTTTTTCCGATACCGTCAATACTGGTACTTATATATTAGAACCTGAAGTATTAAAATATTTGCCCCAAGATGAAGAATGTGATTTTTCCAAAGATTTATTCCCTCAACTTTTGGACATGGGAGAACCTATGTATGGTTACATTGCTGATGCTTATTGGTGCGATGTAGGACATTTAGAAGCCTATCGAGAGGCACATTATTCGGCACTAGAAAAAGAAGTAGAATTACAATTCCCCTATCGAGAAATAGACCAAGGAGTGTGGATTGGGGAAAATACTTACATTCATCCCACTGCCATTGTGGAAAGTCCTGTCTTAATTGGTAGCAACTGCCGTATCGGTGAAAGAGCAAAAATTCTTGCTGGTACAATTATTGGTGACAATGTGACCATTGGTGACGATGCAGAACTTCATCGACCTATTATCTGGAATGGCGTTATTGTGGGAGAAGAATCTTCTTTATCAGCTTGTATTATAGCACGAGGGACAAGAATAGATCGGCGATCGCAAATTTTAGAAGGAGCAGTAATCGGTTCTCTGTGTAACATTGGTGAAGAATCTCAAATTAACATCGGTGTCAGAGTTTGGCCAAACAAAAGAATTGAGCCTGGAGCAATGCTTAATATTAACCTGATTTGGGGAAATATAGCCCATAGTAACCTCTTTGGACAAAGGGGAGTAACGGGACTCGCAAACATTGACATCACCCCAGAATTTGCCGTTAAATTGGGGGCGGCTTATGGTTCAACCTTAAAATCAGGCAGTAGTGTTGTTGTATCCAGAGATCAACGCACAGTATCAAGAATGGTAAGTCGTTCTTTAATTGCAGGTTTGATGTCTGTAGGTATAGATGTACAAAATTTAGAAGCGGCGGCAATTCCCATTTCTCGAACCATGACTCCCAAGTTAGGAGTATCAGGGGGAATTCATGTGAGGTTGCATCCCGATCGCCATGACTATATGTTAATTGAATTTTTTGATACTAATGGAATTAATATTTCCAAAGCCAAAGAAAAGAAAATTGAAGGGGCATATTTTAAAGAAGACTTAAGAAGAGTACAAGCCATTGATATTGGTGATATGTCATATCCTGCTCAGGTAGTGGATACATACCGCAAAACCTTTGAAACTCAACTCAATTTAGAGGCTATTCGTAATAGTGACACCAAAATTGTCATTGATTATGTTTATTCAGTTTCAGGGGCAATCTTACCCCAACTATTGGCAAAATTTGGTTGTGATGCCGTTGTTTTGAATGCTAGTCTCCGTCAAAGGGCAATTTCTAACATTGAAAGGGAAAATTTGCTTTCTCAATTAGGTCATGTGGTAGAGGCTCTAAAAGCAAACTTTGGAGTCCAAGTATCTGCTAATGGTGAATTATTAATTTTAGTGGATGAATCAGGTATTCAAATTCGAGGGGAAGAATTAACAGCTTTAATGGTGAATACAATTCTCACGGCACATCCTAGAGGTACTGTTGTTGTGCCTATGAATACATCCTCTGCTGTGGAACAAATTGCCCGTCGCCACGATGGTAAAGTTATTCGCACAAAAGTCAATCCCAGTGCTTTAATGGAAACCAGTCAAAATACTGCTAATGTGGTGTTAGGAGGAAGTGGAGACATGGGTTTTATTTTTCCGAAGTTGCACCCCGGTTTTGATGCGATGTTTACCATTGCCAAATTAATAGAAATGTTAACCGTTCAAGAGCGCTCTTTAACACAGGTAAAAAGTGAACTGCCGATGGTTTGTCATAAATCCATTACCCTCCGTTGCCCTTCTAAAACGAAAGGCTCATTAATGCGTTATCTCATTGAAACTGAATCCCCTGAAAAGTTAGAACTAATTGATGGAGTCAAAATAAAAGAAAATCATACTGATAATTGGGTTTTAATTTTACCTGATGGCGGTGAACCTCTCGTTCATATTTATGCGAATAGTGATAGTCGAGAATGGGTGGACGAACATTTACAGGTATATCGAGATAAAGTCCAAAGTTTTATTATTCAACAACATAGCCTTTAA
- a CDS encoding diacylglycerol kinase family protein — translation MPKFQLISNEQPITSQSDSQQFLTQQPVHHNFSSEKTYHYKSEKRYLAWKVATNLGLSFRYAWQGVKYAFTTQRNFRIHTVMTSVALALGFYLHATTVEMALISLTCAMVMVLELLNTALESVVDLTVKQTYHDLAKIAKDCAAGAVLIGSMASLLVAGFILLPHGIDLIISILS, via the coding sequence ATGCCTAAATTTCAATTAATCAGCAATGAGCAACCAATTACTTCTCAAAGTGATTCCCAGCAATTTCTGACACAACAACCAGTTCATCATAACTTCTCTTCAGAAAAAACTTATCATTACAAGTCAGAAAAACGTTATCTAGCTTGGAAAGTAGCCACCAATTTGGGATTGAGTTTTAGATATGCTTGGCAGGGAGTAAAATATGCCTTTACCACTCAACGCAATTTTCGGATTCACACGGTAATGACTAGCGTGGCTTTAGCTTTAGGATTTTATCTTCATGCAACCACTGTCGAAATGGCTTTAATTTCCCTGACTTGTGCTATGGTAATGGTTTTGGAATTGTTGAATACTGCTTTGGAGTCTGTAGTTGATCTTACCGTCAAGCAGACTTATCATGACTTAGCAAAAATTGCCAAAGATTGTGCGGCAGGAGCTGTTTTAATTGGTTCTATGGCTTCTCTATTGGTGGCAGGTTTTATTTTGTTACCTCATGGGATAGACTTAATAATCTCAATCTTAAGCTAA
- a CDS encoding aminodeoxychorismate/anthranilate synthase component II — MILVIDNYDSFTYNLVQYLGELATDYKVAQDIRVVRNDQISLAEISALKPDAIVISPGPGTPDSAGICLELVEKLGQEYPILGVCLGHQTIGQVFGGKVVSAPVLMHGKTSEIKHNNIGVFQDLPNPLTATRYHSLIVEKETIPPVLEITAWTEDGIVMGIRHQEFRHIQGVQFHPESILTDSGLKLLGNFLKDLD; from the coding sequence TTGATTCTGGTTATCGATAATTACGATAGTTTTACTTACAATTTAGTACAGTATCTAGGTGAACTAGCTACGGATTACAAGGTAGCACAGGACATTAGGGTTGTTCGCAATGATCAAATTTCTTTAGCAGAAATTTCCGCTTTAAAGCCAGATGCGATCGTAATTTCTCCCGGTCCTGGAACTCCTGATTCTGCTGGTATTTGTTTAGAATTAGTCGAAAAATTAGGTCAAGAATATCCCATTTTAGGGGTTTGTTTGGGACATCAGACTATTGGACAGGTTTTTGGGGGAAAAGTGGTATCCGCACCAGTGTTAATGCACGGAAAAACATCAGAAATTAAACACAACAACATCGGAGTTTTTCAAGATTTACCTAACCCTTTGACCGCCACTCGTTATCATAGTTTAATTGTGGAAAAAGAGACTATTCCCCCTGTTTTAGAAATAACTGCATGGACAGAAGATGGAATTGTAATGGGAATTCGTCATCAAGAATTTAGACATATTCAAGGAGTTCAATTTCATCCTGAGAGCATCCTTACCGATTCTGGGTTAAAATTATTAGGCAATTTCCTGAAAGATTTAGATTAA
- a CDS encoding MBL fold metallo-hydrolase, with product MKRRDWIRFTSCGLLTTFLTLKYSPSSSAQNNTGVTIQWLGHSAFVFSNPQAKILVNPFTPLGCTAGYPKPNPEVEIVMISSRLLDEGSAAGLPNNPQLMVEPGVYQVKAIEFQGIKTFHDREGGRRFGDNVAWKWTQGGLKILHLGGIASPIDIEQRILMGSPDVLFVPVGGSAKAYNAQEAIAAIKALNPKVVFPTQYLTDAAEPGKCDLARVDEFLELAKQEEDMGIKIIQGNQTTIKPQDLPPKGTLIRVFSN from the coding sequence ATGAAACGCCGTGATTGGATTCGCTTCACAAGCTGTGGTTTGTTAACTACTTTTTTAACTCTCAAGTATTCTCCCTCTAGCTCTGCTCAAAATAATACGGGGGTTACAATTCAATGGCTAGGTCATAGTGCTTTTGTTTTCAGCAATCCTCAAGCGAAAATTTTGGTTAATCCTTTTACGCCTTTAGGTTGTACCGCAGGATACCCCAAACCAAATCCAGAAGTAGAAATTGTGATGATTAGCAGTCGCTTGTTAGATGAAGGTTCGGCGGCAGGTTTACCAAATAATCCTCAATTAATGGTTGAACCGGGGGTATATCAAGTAAAAGCGATCGAATTTCAGGGCATCAAAACTTTTCATGACAGAGAAGGAGGTAGAAGATTTGGTGATAACGTGGCATGGAAATGGACTCAGGGAGGTTTAAAAATTCTTCATTTGGGGGGAATCGCCTCTCCCATTGATATTGAACAAAGAATTCTTATGGGTTCTCCTGATGTCTTATTTGTACCTGTAGGGGGAAGTGCTAAAGCCTATAATGCCCAAGAAGCGATCGCAGCTATTAAGGCTTTAAATCCCAAAGTTGTCTTCCCCACTCAATATTTAACCGATGCGGCTGAACCGGGGAAATGCGACTTAGCAAGGGTAGATGAATTTTTAGAACTAGCCAAGCAAGAAGAGGATATGGGTATCAAAATCATTCAGGGAAACCAAACTACCATCAAACCCCAAGACTTACCGCCAAAAGGTACTTTAATTAGAGTTTTCAGCAATTAG
- a CDS encoding sugar ABC transporter permease, translating to MTSSRWLKTLNPYLFLLPALIVLGIIVFFPAIQAFSLSFTRYEYDLTQPPEWIGWENFRQLSEDKVFRQTLINTFIYLLGVVPPLVILSLLLAILVNQKLKAITWFRGAYYTPVVVSMVVAGLAWKGLYWSNGLFNQFLRSIGLEDGIPWLTSPNWAIWSLMIVTIWKGLGYYMVIYLAGLQSISPELYEAGAIDGSDGWRKHLDITIPLMSPYIFLVAVISALSATKVFEEVYLLTQGGPRNASKTVVYYLYEKAFKELDISYACTMGLVLFVFILVLSIANLYLSKRVNN from the coding sequence ATGACTTCTTCCCGTTGGTTAAAAACTCTTAATCCTTATCTATTTCTCCTTCCTGCTTTAATAGTTTTAGGGATTATTGTCTTTTTTCCCGCAATACAGGCTTTTTCTCTGAGTTTTACCCGTTACGAATATGATTTAACTCAACCACCTGAATGGATTGGTTGGGAAAACTTTCGACAGTTGAGCGAAGACAAGGTATTTCGACAGACTTTAATTAATACCTTTATCTATTTACTTGGTGTTGTACCTCCTTTAGTTATTCTCTCTCTATTGTTAGCGATTCTTGTCAATCAGAAATTAAAAGCAATTACTTGGTTTCGAGGAGCTTACTATACACCTGTAGTTGTTTCCATGGTAGTGGCAGGATTGGCTTGGAAGGGTCTTTATTGGTCAAATGGTCTTTTTAATCAATTTTTGCGTAGCATAGGCTTAGAGGACGGCATTCCTTGGTTAACTAGCCCTAATTGGGCAATCTGGAGCTTAATGATTGTCACCATTTGGAAAGGTTTAGGGTACTACATGGTTATCTATTTGGCAGGATTACAAAGTATTTCCCCAGAATTGTATGAAGCAGGTGCAATTGACGGTTCAGATGGTTGGCGTAAACATCTTGATATTACAATCCCTTTGATGAGTCCTTATATTTTTTTGGTGGCAGTAATTTCAGCATTAAGTGCAACTAAAGTTTTTGAAGAAGTTTATCTTCTCACTCAGGGAGGCCCCCGCAACGCTTCTAAAACAGTAGTCTATTATCTTTATGAAAAAGCATTTAAAGAGTTAGACATTAGTTATGCTTGTACGATGGGATTAGTTTTATTTGTTTTTATTTTAGTTTTATCAATTGCTAATTTATATCTTTCAAAAAGAGTCAATAATTAG
- a CDS encoding DUF3038 domain-containing protein, producing the protein MLEEQDNGQENFIDVEKVNLTPNKIKLIYLGVLALGIKLESMVIPISKSELDLVVEYISKVLQKNEELIRRACSLLEQIENSEQNNYYGIVKEYLDNFSSLSESEENLSLNLNQEQKLSLALKVLTDLLFYSSRSGQRYLHKQLQCL; encoded by the coding sequence ATGTTAGAAGAACAAGATAACGGGCAAGAAAATTTTATTGATGTAGAAAAAGTGAACCTTACTCCTAATAAAATAAAGCTAATTTATTTAGGTGTTTTAGCACTAGGAATTAAACTAGAATCAATGGTTATTCCTATTAGTAAATCTGAGCTTGATTTAGTGGTAGAATATATAAGTAAAGTATTGCAAAAAAACGAAGAATTAATCAGAAGGGCTTGTTCTTTGCTTGAACAAATAGAAAACTCTGAACAGAATAACTACTATGGAATAGTCAAAGAATATCTTGATAACTTCTCTAGTTTATCTGAATCAGAAGAAAATTTATCCCTCAATTTGAATCAAGAACAAAAACTATCTTTAGCCCTTAAAGTTTTGACAGATTTACTGTTTTATAGTAGTAGATCAGGACAACGTTATTTACACAAACAATTACAATGTTTATAA
- a CDS encoding biotin--[acetyl-CoA-carboxylase] ligase, with protein sequence MNKIVFKLPETFAYNLFKLNQIDCYLYDTLTSTNDQVWLLEKQNNIPFPFVVMAKQQTAGKGQRGNIWRSHLGGLYLSLGLELNLPVDCLHHLTLFSASEIASEFNKIKIPVAIKWLNDLILEGKKLGGILWETKIEKSIIKKAVIGIGINYQNNSPTNGISLNDYLCVGENPDIDSIEKIGFFVIKAIMNGYYFYKNYGIDSVIKEYNSRLYNHKETALINQQKGEILGVNKNAHLLMKVCSQNAKTIIKLSPEKYSISYNKNSQGYFVLEGK encoded by the coding sequence ATGAATAAAATAGTTTTTAAATTACCAGAAACTTTTGCTTATAATCTTTTTAAGCTCAATCAAATAGATTGTTATTTATACGATACCTTAACTTCTACTAATGACCAAGTATGGTTACTGGAAAAGCAAAATAATATTCCCTTTCCATTCGTGGTTATGGCAAAGCAACAAACTGCAGGAAAAGGGCAAAGAGGTAATATTTGGCGATCGCATCTCGGTGGTTTATACTTAAGTTTAGGTTTAGAGTTAAACTTGCCTGTTGATTGTTTACACCATCTTACCCTATTCAGTGCAAGCGAGATCGCATCTGAGTTTAATAAGATAAAAATTCCTGTCGCCATTAAGTGGTTAAACGACTTGATTTTGGAAGGCAAAAAATTAGGGGGTATTTTATGGGAAACAAAAATAGAGAAATCGATAATCAAAAAAGCGGTTATTGGAATTGGCATTAATTATCAAAATAATTCTCCAACCAATGGAATCAGTTTAAACGATTATTTGTGTGTTGGTGAAAATCCTGATATTGATAGTATAGAAAAAATAGGTTTTTTCGTGATTAAAGCAATAATGAATGGTTATTACTTTTACAAAAATTATGGCATTGATTCTGTCATCAAAGAATATAATAGCCGACTTTATAATCACAAAGAAACAGCACTAATTAATCAGCAAAAAGGAGAAATATTAGGAGTTAATAAAAACGCTCATTTATTGATGAAAGTTTGCTCTCAAAATGCAAAAACTATCATCAAGTTATCTCCTGAAAAATATAGTATTAGTTACAATAAAAATTCTCAAGGATACTTTGTATTAGAAGGAAAATAA